From one Mustela nigripes isolate SB6536 chromosome 16, MUSNIG.SB6536, whole genome shotgun sequence genomic stretch:
- the SLC38A10 gene encoding putative sodium-coupled neutral amino acid transporter 10 isoform X4, translating into MTAAAASNWGLITNIVNSIVGVSVLTMPFCFKQCGIVLGALLLVFCSWMTHQSCMFLVKSASLSKRRTYAGLALHAYGKAGKMVVETSMIGLMLGTCMAFYVVIGDLGSNFFARLFGFQVVGSFRMFLLFAVSLCIVLPLSLQRNMMASIQSFSAMALMFYTVFMLVIVLSSLKHGLFGGQWLQRVSYVRWEGVFRCIPIFGMSFACQSQVLPTYDSLDEPSVKTMSSIFACSLNVVTTFYVTVGCFGYVSFTEATAGNVLMHFPSNLVTEMMRVGFMMSVAVGFPMMILPCRQALNTLLFEQQQKDGTFAAGGYMPPLRFKALTFSVVFGTMVGGILIPNVETILGLTGAMMGSLICFVCPALIYKKIHKNTLSSQLVFWVGLGVLVVGTHTTLSVSEDAPVDLAEEAPAGRIEEAEGIVKAEAARLPGLNPGVDTAADGRDKPKLPNEKDETEQAQIKGPVDAPQREGAKEKQEEAQLDRPGRGVAAPMGEAHRHEPPVPHDKVVVDEGEDREEPAENERSSKHEEEKAPGGKAQMALPLPDSERERPRQDQVLEVAGGLPEDPWKVPEGNGQPAIEPVKEDQGPGDGGLQPGPQAVPPEGQDAPAAGAAERAGGVPLPGWAAGAAGKLVDKSEPGGKAALPVKLAPEAGPQVEPQEQRDAEGQAGGHAGSKLEEAGRAEMLDHAVLLQVIKEQQVQQKRLLDQQEKLLAVIEEQHKEIRQQRQDGEDAEAQPEPGVPAPRGKEQETQEGQTADHPPQQPVELALGAPGRLPAPPQGHGPGAVEEPKSEPKAAVGRAPAGPPGAADTEPRAAQAEPREGQRGAVAQAAGAGMPERVPVPDPAEGPKSPEKPVAGELPEQDTFGRSSHERKKSRKEVAPSASAQEADVLGARENGDPHVRSQPVSRGRGPAGLPSRSGGAAPGAQAEIRQLEHRAVSVGTQGGQQGAHLEARKGAVAGDRALAPGEDTAVQEPERRQNPDPGPIPGAQKLDHAKANRDLKVQAGSDLRRRRRDVAPGAGGDPAPRDRVIISFNPLPDVQVNDLRRALETQLHQAAGGALWVVHGRQVKQLVGAPEEP; encoded by the exons CGCTGCACGCCTACGGGAAGGCGGGGAAGATGGTGGTGGAGACCAG CATGATCGGGCTGATGCTGGGGACCTGCATGGCCTTCTACGTTGTGATCGGCGACTTGGGGTCCAACTTCTTTGCTCGGCTCTTTGGGTTTCAG GTGGTCGGCTCCTTCCGCATGTTCCTGCTCTTCGCGGTGTCCCTGTGCATCGTGCTTCCGCTCAGCCTGCAGAGGAACATGATGGCCTCCATCCAGTCCTTCAGCGCCATGGCCCTCATGTTCTACACCGTGTTCATGCTTGTG ATCGTGCTGTCCTCCCTCAAGCACGGCCTGTTCGGTGGGCAGTGGCTGCAGCGCGTCAGCTACGTGCGCTGGGAGGGTGTCTTCCGCTGTATCCCCATCTTCGGCATGTCCTTCGCCTGCCAGTC TCAGGTTCTGCCCACCTACGACAGCCTGGATGAGCCGTCGGTGAAAACCATGAGCTCCATATTTGCCTGCTCCCTCAATGTGGTCACCACCTTCTACGTCACG GTCGGCTGCTTCGGCTATGTGAGCTTCACCGAGGCCACTGCAGGCAACGTTCTGATGCACTTTCCCTCCAACCTGGTGACGGAGATGATGCGAGTGGGCTTCATGATGTCCGTGGCCGTGGGCTTCCCGATGATGATCCTGCCGTGTCGGCAGGCCTTGAACACACTGCTTTTCGAGCAGCAG CAAAAAGATGGGACCTTTGCTGCTGGAGGCTACATGCCGCCCCTGCGGTTCAAAGCCCTCACCTTCTCAGTCGTGTTTGGAACCATGGTGGGTGGAATCCTGATCCCCAACG TGGAGACGATCCTGGGCCTCACGGGCGCGATGATGGGAAGTCTCATCTGCTTCGTCTGCCCGGCTCTGATCTATAAGAAAATCCACAAGAACACCCTTTCCTCCCAG CTGGTGTTCTGGGTTGGCCTGGGTGTCCTGGTGGTTGGCACGCACACGACCCTGTCCGTGAGCGAGGACGCCCCCGTGGACTTGGCCGAGGAAGCCCCAGCCGGCCGGATTGAAGAGGCCGAGGGCATCGTAAAGGCAGAGGCGGCTCGGCTCCCAG GCCTGAATCCAGGCGTGGACACGGCCGCGGACGGCCGAGATAAGCCGAAGCTGCCCAATGAGAAAGATGAGACGGAGCAGGCCCAGATTAAGGGCCCCGTGGACGCACCCCAGAGGGAAGGTgccaaggagaagcaggaggaggcgCAGCTGGACCGGCCGGGCCGAG GTGTGGCAGCACCAATGGGCGAGGCCCACCGCCACGAGCCCCCTGTCCCTCATGACAAGGTGGTAGTGGACGAAGGTGAAGACCGAGAAGAGCCAGCGGAGAATGAGCGTTCGTCCAAGCACGAGGAGGAGAAGGCTCCAGGGGGCAAGGCTCAGATGGCACTGCCTCTGCCAGATTCGGAAAGAGAGAGACCGAGACAGGACCAGGTCTTAGAGGTAGCAGGGGGTCTCCCTGAAGACCCCTGGAAGGTTCCAGAAGGCAATGGTCAGCCAGCTATCGAGCCCGTGAAGGAGGACCAGGGGCCAGGCGACGGGGGTCTGCAGCCAGGGCCCCAGGCAGTGCCACCCGAGGGGCAGGACGCCCCAGCAGCTGGTGCGGCGGAGAGAGCCGGCGGGGTCCCGCTGCCGGGCTGGGCTGCAGGCGCCGCGGGCAAGCTGGTGGACAAGAGTGAGCCCG GTGGGAAGGCCGCCCTCCCGGTGAAGCTGGCCCCCGAGGCCGGGCCGCAGGTAGAGCCGCAGGAGCAGAGGGATGCGGAGGGCCAGGCCGGAGGCCACGCCGGCAGCAAGCTGGAGG AAGCCGGCCGGGCGGAGATGCTGGACCACGCGGTCCTCCTGCAGGTGATCAAGGAGCAGCAGGTGCAGCAGAAGCGGCTCCTGGACCAGCAGGAGAAGCTGCTCGCGGTGATCGAGGAGCAGCACAAGGAGATCCGCCAGCAGAGGCAGGACGGCGAGGACG CCGAAGCGCAGCCAGAGCCTGGGGTGCCGGCGcccagagggaaggagcaggagaccCAGGAGGGGCAGACCGCGGACCATCCCCCACAGCAGCCTGTGGAACTTGCACTCGGAGCCCCCGGGCGTCTCCCCGCTCCGCCCCAGGGCCACGGCCCGGGCGCCGTGGAGGAGCCCAAGTCGGAGCCCAAGGCGGCTGTAGGCAGAGCTCCAGCGGGTCCTCCTGGCGCTGCCGACACGGAGCCCCGGGCGGCCCAGGCTGAGCCGAGGGAAGGCCAGCGGGGCGCTGTGGCCCAGGCAGCTGGCGCTGGCATGCCGGAGCGGGTGCCCGTGCCGGACCCTGCCGAGGGGCCCAAGAGCCCAGAGAAGCCCGTTGCTGGTGAGCTGCCCGAACAGGACACTTTCGGCAGAAGCTCCCACGAAAGGAAGAAATCCCGGAAAGAGGTGGCCCCCAGTGCCAGTGCCCAGGAAGCGGATGTGCTGGGGGCGAGGGAGAATGGCGACCCTCATGTGAGGTCCCAGCCGGTGAGCCGAGGCCGGGGACCCGCAGGCCTGCCCAGCAGGTCAGGAGGAGCAGCCCCCGGGGCCCAGGCTGAGATTCGGCAGCTGGAACACCGGGCTGTTTCTGTTGGGACTCAGGGTGGGCAGCAGGGCGCTCACCTGGAGGCCAGAAAGGGGGCTGTCGCCGGGGACCGTGCACTTGCTCCGGGGGAGGACACTGCCGTCCAGGAGCCGGAGCGGAGGCAGAACCCTGATCCGGGGCCCATCCCTGGGGCTCAGAAGCTAGACCATGCCAAAGCCAACCGAGACCTCAAAGTCCAGGCCGGTTCTGACCTTAGGAGGAGACGGCGGGATGTGGCTCCTGGGGCAGGCGGGGACCCGGCCCCAAGGGACAGGGTCATCATCAGCTTTAACCCTCTCCCGGACGTGCAGGTCAATGACCTCCGTCGTGCGCTGGAGACCCAGCTACACCAGGCCGCGGGGGGTGCCTTGTGGGTGGTCCACGGCCGCCAGGTAAAGCAGCTGGTGGGAGCCCCAGAGGAGCCCTGA